The stretch of DNA CCCGGCATCGTGCTCGTTCCCGGTCCTGCCGTCGTTCCCGTCCGCGGTACTCGGTGGGGGCGTGTCCGGGGGACCGTCGGCGGAGCCGGGTCGGCGGAGCCGGTCGGACTTTGCGGTTCCGTGCGGCGGGGGTGGGCTGTGATCGCTCCTGTTCGCGGGCGGCCGACCGGGTACGCCGGGTGCGGAAGACTTCGGATTCGTCGGAGCCCCGGGGAGTGCGGTTTCGCCGGTGTCGGGGGTGGTCGGCTTCGACGCACCCGTGCCACGCGTCCTGTCCGGGGCTAGAAGCGGGCTGTCAGGCTGCGGTGATGTGTCGGACGAGAGCGGCCGCACCCGCACCGGTGCGGAGGAGTCGTCGGTCGACGGCGTCGAGCGCTCGACGTCGCCACCTGAGGAATTGAGGGCAGACGTATTCCGAGTGACCCGGCTGCCGGGGGCGCGACGCTGAGCGGGCGAGCCGTTGCTCGCACTTCCGGCCGGGGCGTGAGCCACTTTCCGGGTGTTCCTGTTCGGGTCGGACCGCGCGGGGGAGCGTGGACCGGCATCCCGGTCCTCCACGTGTACCGAAGTGGATCTCTGCGCCCGCGCGGCCGGTGGCGCTTGTGTGGAGACGGCCACCACAGTCGCCGCGACGGCGGCTGCCACACACGTCACGGCAGTGGCCGTCAACATCACGATCCGTACCGCTCGACGACGGACGGAGGTACAAGGGGCGGTCCGAGGAGTCGGACGTCGCCCCAGCAGGGCTCCGCACCGACCTGTCGTACCACTCCACATCGCTGTCGCCCGTGGCCCTCGCCACCTCTTCGCCGTCCTGTGTGAGCCCGTGTTCTCCCTGCCCTGGCATCCCATTCCGGTCCACCCCGATCCGCTCCGATGTCGTACGTGCTCCGGCGGCGCACGCATGCGGAAAGGATCTCGCCGAAACCGAATTGAAGTGGATCTTGCTCCGTACCTGTGGACAACTGGCCGGTTGTGGATAACTGCGTCACCCGCCAGGTCTACGGTCCCGTACACTTCTTGTGGCGATCCGGGTCACCGGGTCGACTTCGCACGCCCCGACACCTCGGACGTACTTCTCCGTCGGTGTCCGCGCTTCTCGGTCCCTTGCGGCACAGCGCGTCGGGGCGTCAGGCGTGACCGCCGTCCGGCGGTCGCAACCGGGAAATCAAGGAGAGTACGGCCATGGCCGTCGTCACGATGCGGGAGCTGCTGGAAAGCGGCGTCCACTTCGGTCACCAGACCCGTCGTTGGAACCCGAAGATGAAGCGATTCATCTTCACGGAGCGCAACGGCATCTACATCATCGACCTGCTCCAGTCGCTGTCGTACATCGACCGCGCCTACGAGTTCGTCAAGGAGACCGTCGCCCACGGCGGCACGGTCATGTTCGTCGGCACGAAGAAGCAGGCGCAGGAAGCCATCGCGGAGCAGGCCACGCGCGTGGGCATGCCCTACGTCAACCAGCGGTGGCTGGGCGGCATGCTGACCAACTTCTCGACCGTCTACAAGCGCCTCCAGCGCCTGAAGGAGCTTGAGCTCATCGACTTCGAGGATGTGGCCGCCTCCGGCCTCACCAAGAAGGAGCTCCTGGTCCTCTCGCGCGAGAAGGCCAAGCTGGAGAAGACCCTCGGCGGTATCCGCGAGATGCAGAAGGTGCCCAGCGCCGTCTGGATCGTGGACACCAAGAAGGAGCACATCGCGGTCGGTGAGGCCCGGAAGCTCCACATCCCCGTGGTCGCGATCCTGGACACCAACTGTGACCCTGACGAGGTCGACTACAAGATCCCGGGTAACGACGACGCGATCCGTTCCGTCACGCTGCTCACCCGCGTGATCGCCGATGGTGTCGCCGAGGGCCTCATCGCCCGTTCCGGTGTCGCCACCGGCGACTCCAAGCCGGGCGAGAAGGCAGCCGGTGAGCCCCTCGCCGAGTGGGAGCGAGACCTGCTTGAGGGTGGCGAGAAGAAGGACGACGCCGCGGAGCCCGCCGAGGCCGAGAAGGCCGCGGAGGCCGAGGTCCAGACCTCTGCCGAGACCGAGAAGGTCGCCGACGCCGAGGCCGCGGAAGCCCCGGCCGAGGCAGCTCCGGCCGCCGAGGCCGAGCAGGCCTGACCTCTCACCGCTCCGGTTGCTGACGGCGGGGGCCACTTGGCCCCCGCCGTCCACCCGTAGATCCTTGTAGATCCCGAACCTCATTGTCCTGCGGAGACCCTGTGGGACAGCCGTGGATCTGCGACTTCCAGACTTCGAGAAAGATTCACTGAATCATGGCGAACTACACCGCCGCCGACGTCAAGAAGCTCCGTGAGCTCACCGGCGCCGGCATGATGGACTGCAAGAAGGCGCTCGACGAGTCCGACGGCAACGTCGACAAGGCCGTCGAGCTGCTGCGCGTCAAGGGCCAGAAGGGCGTCGCCAAGCGTGAGGGCCGCTCCGCCGAGAACGGCGCCGTGATCTCCCTCCTCGCCGATGACAACACCTCCGGCGTTCTCGTCGAGCTGAAGTGCGAGACCGACTTCGTCGCCAAGGGCGACAAGTTCCAGGCCGTCGCCAACACCCTCGCCAACCACGTCGCCAAGACCTCCCCGGCCGACCTGGAGGCGCTGCTCGCCTCCGAGATCGAGTCCGGTAAGACCGTCCAGGCGTACGTGGACGAGGCGAACGCCACCCTGGGCGAGAAGATCGTCCTGGACCGCTTCGCGCAGTTCACCGGTGGCTACGTCGCGGCGTACATGCACCGCACCAACCCCGACCTTCCGCCCCAGATCGGCGTTCTCGTCGAGCTGGACAAGGAGAACGCCCAGGTCGCGAAGGACGTCGCGCAGCACATCGCCGCCTTCGCGCCGAAGTACCTCTCCCGCGAGGACGTCCCGGCCGAGGTCGTCGAGTCCGAGCGCCGTGTCGCCGAGGAGACCTCGCGCAACGAGGGCAAGCCCGAGGCCGCGCTGCCGAAGATCATCGAAGGCCGCGTGAATGGCTTCTTCAAGGAGGCCACCCTCCTTGACCAGCCCTTCGCCAAGGACAACAAGAAGTCCGTCCAGAAGGTCCTGGACGAGGCCGGCGTCAGCCTGAAGCGTTTCGCGCGCATCAAGGTCGGCATCTGAGTCCGTACCACGATCGACGGAAGACCCGCTCGGGGAAAGCCCGATGGGGTCGATGGCAGTCGGGTGCGAGGGCCACGGCCGTACGCGCCTGACAGCCGCAGATCTGACGAGGAGGCCATTGCCGCACATGGGATGCCAAGAACACCCCATCGGCAGTGGCCTTCTTCGTATGCGCACCACGAGGAGATCCCCATGACCAAGCCCGAGGCCGACAAAAGCGCCGACCGGAGCGACAGCGAGACCGACGGCCACACCGGGACCACCGGCGAGGCCGGTACCGGAGCGGGCCGCTTCATGCTGAAGCTGTCCGGTGAAGCGTTCGCCGGCGGCGGCGGACTGGGCGTCGATCCCGACGTGGTGCACGCCATCGCCCGCGAGATCGCCGCTGTCGTGCGGGACGGCGCGCAGATCGCGGTCGTCATCGGTGGTGGCAACTTCTTCCGCGGCGCCGAATTGCAGCAGCGCGGGATGGACCGGGCGCGCTCCGACTACATGGGCATGCTCGGTACGGTGATGAACTGCCTCGCCCTCCAGGATTTCCTGGAGAAGGAGGGCATCGACTCCCGCGTCCAGACAGCCATCACCATGGGGCAGGTCGCGGAGCCTTACATCCCACTGCGCGCCGTACGGCACCTGGAGAAGGGGCGCGTCGTCATCTTCGGCGCCGGAATGGGCATGCCCTACTTCTCCACGGACACCACGGCGGCGCAGCGCGCTCTGGAGATCCACGCCGAGGCCATGCTGATGGGCAAGAACGGTGTGGACGGTGTCTACGACGCCGACCCCAAGACCAGCCCCGGCGCAGTCAAGTACGACGCGCTCGGCTACGGCGAGGTCATCACCCGCGACCTGAAGGTCGCCGACATGACCGCGATCACGCTGTGCAGGGACAACCAGTTGCCCATTCTGGTCTTCGAACTGCTCACCGCGGGAAATATCGCTCGGGCGGTCAAGGGTGAGAAGATCGGCACGCTCGTGAGCGACCAAGGCACCCGGGCCTGACCGGTCTTCCCCCGGGGCGGTCCGCCGGGCCGCCCGAGGTCCCGCTCGCTCTGGAGAGCGCCGTCCGGTCAATTGCCGGACGGACCAGGGGCGAACCGGGGCTGTGGGGATGGACAAAGCCCTGCCGGTCGGACACCGTGCAGGAAAGAGACGCGACGTAGCCGGACCTGTGCGCCTCCCCGTCGCACCGGCACGGGAAGATCCTCATCA from Streptomyces tsukubensis encodes:
- the rpsB gene encoding 30S ribosomal protein S2, whose protein sequence is MAVVTMRELLESGVHFGHQTRRWNPKMKRFIFTERNGIYIIDLLQSLSYIDRAYEFVKETVAHGGTVMFVGTKKQAQEAIAEQATRVGMPYVNQRWLGGMLTNFSTVYKRLQRLKELELIDFEDVAASGLTKKELLVLSREKAKLEKTLGGIREMQKVPSAVWIVDTKKEHIAVGEARKLHIPVVAILDTNCDPDEVDYKIPGNDDAIRSVTLLTRVIADGVAEGLIARSGVATGDSKPGEKAAGEPLAEWERDLLEGGEKKDDAAEPAEAEKAAEAEVQTSAETEKVADAEAAEAPAEAAPAAEAEQA
- the tsf gene encoding translation elongation factor Ts: MANYTAADVKKLRELTGAGMMDCKKALDESDGNVDKAVELLRVKGQKGVAKREGRSAENGAVISLLADDNTSGVLVELKCETDFVAKGDKFQAVANTLANHVAKTSPADLEALLASEIESGKTVQAYVDEANATLGEKIVLDRFAQFTGGYVAAYMHRTNPDLPPQIGVLVELDKENAQVAKDVAQHIAAFAPKYLSREDVPAEVVESERRVAEETSRNEGKPEAALPKIIEGRVNGFFKEATLLDQPFAKDNKKSVQKVLDEAGVSLKRFARIKVGI
- the pyrH gene encoding UMP kinase, translated to MTKPEADKSADRSDSETDGHTGTTGEAGTGAGRFMLKLSGEAFAGGGGLGVDPDVVHAIAREIAAVVRDGAQIAVVIGGGNFFRGAELQQRGMDRARSDYMGMLGTVMNCLALQDFLEKEGIDSRVQTAITMGQVAEPYIPLRAVRHLEKGRVVIFGAGMGMPYFSTDTTAAQRALEIHAEAMLMGKNGVDGVYDADPKTSPGAVKYDALGYGEVITRDLKVADMTAITLCRDNQLPILVFELLTAGNIARAVKGEKIGTLVSDQGTRA